One window from the genome of Rariglobus hedericola encodes:
- a CDS encoding NAD(P)/FAD-dependent oxidoreductase yields the protein MSQPTYDYDVLVIGAGPAGSSAATRTAAAGLKTIVFEKEAFPRFRIGESLLPHGNALLRETGAWPKVEAAGFIPKYGASFHLADGSADKEVIFSTGLVPGLESTFQVDRAKFDAILADHARTTGAQVHTGITVRSVVAENDGHRVTLVSPEGGDTSVTARWVIDAGGRDLFFPSELKRDLEPARAPKRLAIYSHFKNVVRAPGMAAGHTVIVRLAEGWFWVIPIDAERTSVGLVTTSEAMRRSRLQPAAFFNDAVASSAKLRELMEGSEPVIDFHVTADYSYFRRELAEDRFVLTGDAGGFFDPIFSSGVYMACYSAKLAADMIVRAHAENRALTPAECRRYTKAVKSHAGVFQKLINAFYDNDSFSVFMCKQPPMGLAPAITSIVAGHSKLTWPLWWRFQIFLLVCKFQHRFHLVPDLRSGGNPA from the coding sequence ATGTCCCAACCCACTTACGATTACGATGTGCTGGTGATCGGCGCAGGTCCGGCCGGCAGTTCAGCCGCCACGCGCACCGCCGCCGCCGGGCTCAAGACGATCGTCTTCGAAAAAGAAGCGTTCCCCCGTTTCCGCATCGGCGAATCACTCCTCCCGCATGGCAACGCACTGCTGCGTGAAACCGGCGCCTGGCCCAAGGTCGAGGCTGCCGGCTTCATCCCCAAATACGGCGCCAGTTTTCACCTCGCCGATGGATCTGCGGACAAGGAAGTCATCTTCTCCACCGGTCTCGTCCCCGGATTGGAAAGCACCTTCCAGGTCGATCGCGCGAAGTTCGACGCCATCCTCGCCGATCATGCGCGCACCACCGGAGCGCAGGTGCATACCGGCATCACTGTTCGCAGTGTCGTCGCCGAAAACGATGGCCATCGCGTCACCTTGGTCTCGCCCGAGGGCGGCGACACCAGCGTCACCGCGCGCTGGGTCATCGATGCGGGCGGACGCGATTTGTTTTTCCCCAGCGAATTGAAACGCGATCTCGAACCCGCGCGCGCTCCCAAGCGACTGGCCATTTACAGTCACTTCAAAAATGTGGTCCGCGCACCCGGCATGGCCGCCGGCCACACCGTCATCGTGCGCCTGGCCGAAGGTTGGTTCTGGGTTATTCCGATCGATGCCGAGCGCACTTCCGTCGGTCTGGTCACCACCTCCGAGGCGATGCGCCGCTCGCGCCTGCAACCCGCGGCATTTTTTAACGATGCCGTGGCTTCCTCCGCGAAACTTCGCGAACTCATGGAGGGCTCCGAGCCGGTCATCGATTTTCACGTCACCGCCGACTACAGTTATTTCCGCCGCGAACTAGCCGAAGACCGCTTCGTGCTGACAGGTGACGCCGGCGGTTTCTTCGATCCGATTTTTTCATCGGGCGTCTATATGGCGTGCTACTCGGCCAAGCTTGCCGCCGACATGATCGTGCGCGCCCACGCCGAAAACCGCGCGCTCACGCCCGCCGAATGTCGTCGCTACACGAAGGCCGTAAAATCCCACGCCGGCGTTTTTCAAAAACTGATCAACGCCTTTTACGACAACGACAGTTTCTCCGTCTTCATGTGCAAACAACCACCCATGGGACTCGCGCCGGCGATCACGTCCATCGTGGCCGGACACTCCAAGCTCACCTGGCCCCTCTGGTGGCGGTTTCAGATATTTTTGCTCGTCTGTAAATTCCAACACCGCTTTCACCTCGTGCCCGATCTCCGAAGCGGCGGAAACCCCGCCTGA
- a CDS encoding NAD+ synthase: protein MRIGLAQLNTIVGDLTGNRRLILDAYKSLVAQGAELVVYPELVICGYPPRDLLFKRRFVSDIEASLAEIASGIGHVPALIGTVESNPAKDGRRFFNSAALCQDGRVVSYARKCLLPTYDVFDEDRYFEPAATPPSVITINGKKVGITICEDIWTHPQFAPRNLYHFEPLAWLAGQQLDLMVNLSASPWHHGKGHLRTQLVTDAARQLGCPVVYVNAIGGNDELVFDGRSLVSNSQGQVTALLPAFAADSRVVDIASAAPLAPATPDPAELGDIYQALVLGLRDYGHKSGFKKALIALSGGIDSALVAVLAAEAFGAENVIGVSLPSAISSQHSRDDARDLARNLNLRFETIAIADTVAAAEASLIDVFAGRPRDVTEENIQARVRGVVMMALSNKFGALLLTTGNKSEVAVGYCTLYGDMCGGLAVISDVFKTQVYDLCRWINRDREIIPVNTIEKPPSAELRPGQVDQDSLPPYDVLDAILKGYVEEGLSRRDLVAQGFSEAVVNDIVRKVDLNEYKRKQMAPGLKITPLAFGVGRRIPIVQKYVS from the coding sequence ATGCGCATCGGCCTCGCCCAGCTTAATACCATCGTCGGAGACCTGACCGGCAATCGCCGGCTCATCCTCGACGCCTATAAATCCCTCGTCGCCCAAGGCGCCGAACTGGTCGTTTACCCCGAACTCGTGATCTGCGGCTACCCTCCGCGCGACTTGTTGTTCAAACGCCGCTTCGTGTCCGACATCGAAGCCTCTCTCGCGGAAATCGCCTCCGGGATCGGCCACGTGCCCGCCCTCATCGGCACGGTTGAAAGCAACCCCGCCAAGGACGGTCGCCGCTTTTTCAACTCCGCCGCACTATGCCAGGACGGCCGCGTCGTCAGCTACGCGCGCAAATGCCTCCTGCCCACTTACGACGTGTTTGACGAGGACCGCTATTTCGAGCCCGCCGCAACGCCGCCGTCGGTCATCACGATCAACGGGAAAAAAGTCGGCATCACCATCTGCGAGGATATCTGGACGCACCCGCAGTTTGCCCCGCGCAATCTCTATCACTTTGAGCCACTCGCCTGGCTCGCCGGCCAACAGCTCGACCTGATGGTCAATCTCTCGGCCAGCCCGTGGCACCACGGCAAGGGCCACCTGCGCACGCAACTCGTCACCGACGCCGCGCGCCAGCTCGGTTGCCCGGTCGTTTACGTCAACGCCATCGGCGGTAACGACGAGCTCGTGTTCGACGGACGCAGCCTCGTATCCAATTCCCAAGGACAGGTCACCGCGCTGCTCCCCGCGTTCGCCGCCGATTCCCGCGTAGTCGACATCGCTTCGGCCGCTCCCCTCGCCCCCGCGACGCCCGATCCCGCCGAACTGGGCGACATTTATCAGGCGCTCGTGCTCGGGCTGCGGGATTACGGTCATAAAAGCGGCTTCAAAAAAGCACTCATCGCCCTCTCGGGTGGCATTGATTCCGCCCTCGTTGCCGTGCTCGCCGCCGAGGCATTCGGTGCGGAGAACGTTATTGGAGTTTCCCTGCCGTCGGCCATTTCGTCGCAGCATTCCCGCGACGACGCGCGCGATCTCGCCCGCAATCTCAACCTGCGCTTCGAAACCATCGCCATCGCCGACACCGTGGCCGCCGCCGAGGCTTCACTCATCGACGTTTTTGCCGGACGCCCGCGCGATGTAACCGAGGAAAACATCCAGGCCCGCGTGCGCGGCGTCGTGATGATGGCGCTCTCCAATAAATTCGGCGCGCTGCTCCTCACCACCGGTAACAAAAGCGAAGTCGCCGTCGGCTACTGCACGCTTTATGGCGACATGTGCGGCGGTCTCGCCGTCATCAGCGACGTCTTCAAAACGCAGGTTTACGACCTCTGCCGTTGGATCAATCGCGACCGCGAAATCATCCCGGTAAACACCATTGAAAAACCGCCGTCCGCCGAGTTGCGCCCCGGCCAGGTCGATCAGGACAGCCTACCGCCTTACGATGTGCTCGACGCGATCTTGAAGGGTTATGTCGAGGAAGGCCTTTCGCGCCGCGATCTCGTTGCGCAAGGTTTCAGCGAAGCCGTCGTCAACGACATCGTGCGCAAGGTTGATCTCAACGAATACAAGCGTAAGCAGATGGCACCGGGCTTGAAGATCACTCCCCTCGCCTTCGGTGTCGGCCGTCGCATTCCCATCGTTCAAAAATACGTCAGCTAA
- a CDS encoding Maf family protein, with translation MSQPPLILASASPRRRELLAGLGVTFDVITAQVTEHEDSTTDPRVMVAHNAALKADWVAARHPQSWVLGADTTVFIDGHALNKPADAAEARAMLRRLSGRSHTVFTGIALRNESAGVRIDEGVASEVTMQVLDEAIIESYLAKVHTLDKAGGYGIQDHGELIVANYTGSLTNIIGLPVDETKQILTRCGLLKS, from the coding sequence ATGTCTCAACCTCCGCTGATCTTGGCTTCGGCTTCGCCCCGGCGTCGCGAATTGCTCGCGGGGCTGGGCGTGACGTTTGACGTGATCACTGCGCAAGTGACGGAACACGAAGACTCTACGACCGATCCGCGCGTGATGGTGGCCCATAATGCCGCGCTCAAAGCCGACTGGGTTGCCGCGCGTCATCCGCAGTCGTGGGTGCTGGGCGCCGATACCACGGTGTTTATCGACGGCCACGCGCTGAATAAACCCGCCGACGCCGCCGAGGCGCGGGCGATGTTGCGACGGTTGAGCGGACGCAGCCATACGGTGTTCACTGGCATCGCGTTGAGAAATGAATCCGCGGGCGTGCGGATCGACGAAGGTGTGGCCAGCGAGGTCACGATGCAGGTGCTCGACGAGGCGATTATCGAATCCTACCTCGCGAAGGTGCATACGCTCGACAAGGCCGGCGGCTACGGGATTCAGGACCACGGGGAGCTGATTGTGGCGAATTACACGGGCTCTCTCACGAACATCATCGGATTGCCGGTGGATGAAACGAAACAAATTTTGACTCGTTGCGGTCTGCTCAAATCCTGA